A genomic window from Terriglobia bacterium includes:
- the bcp gene encoding thioredoxin-dependent thiol peroxidase, producing the protein MLKVGDKAPAFSLPSDSGQPVKLSDYKGAALVLFFFPKADTPGUTREAHEFRDAKRELDKLGAKVMGMSADSPEKLAEFRDKHQLNFPLACDGDHKTLQAYGVWQEKTLYGKKSLGIVRSTYIIDQRGRVKTVFPRVQVDGHIGQVLAALKL; encoded by the coding sequence ATGCTGAAAGTTGGTGACAAGGCGCCGGCCTTTTCTCTTCCATCCGATTCCGGGCAGCCAGTCAAGTTGAGCGATTATAAAGGCGCCGCCCTGGTCCTCTTTTTCTTCCCTAAAGCTGATACGCCGGGTTGAACGCGAGAAGCTCACGAGTTTCGTGATGCCAAAAGAGAACTGGACAAGCTCGGCGCGAAGGTCATGGGGATGAGCGCCGATTCCCCGGAAAAGCTGGCCGAATTCAGGGACAAACATCAATTAAATTTCCCCCTTGCGTGCGACGGTGACCATAAGACGCTTCAGGCCTACGGTGTGTGGCAGGAGAAAACCCTTTACGGGAAGAAAAGCCTGGGCATCGTCCGGTCGACTTATATCATCGATCAGCGGGGGAGAGTGAAAACCGTGTTCCCCCGCGTGCAGGTTGACGGGCACATTGGGCAGGTGCTGGCCGCGTTGAAGTTATGA
- a CDS encoding tetratricopeptide repeat protein: MRSRSILIWAITMGLVVPSALAVGRAGVSQARKTGSAARQHHHRDTRTTRSANTTGQKTTVRHSSVKWSAAAQEQYAAGQKLQKSGSLSEAVVRYKKAISLEPNWPEAHNALGSGYGQERKPSSAMLEYLRAIRLDPGYAEARYNLGTLLRAQGNLSGAAQQFEKALQIDPENAGAHNDLGLTYAQQGKLDPAIQEFRSAVRLEPGWAIAHDNLGNALAMAGDLDGAMTSYRNTIALKPDWAQPYNNLGNALRQAGSLDAAVEQYQKALELDPRYAAACNNLGLALQQEGSVAEALKQYQRAIHLNPDYSTAHNNLAAAYYQMKNWNGAIFEYGEVLRLKPNDAAGHYNLGLALKAAGDWKQAQTQFQVAQKLDPGNQQYRAAYESMLNTEGTPKAGVVESGDKTTSKARAREPK, translated from the coding sequence ATGCGTTCAAGATCGATTCTTATTTGGGCGATTACGATGGGGCTCGTGGTCCCCTCCGCTCTTGCTGTGGGCCGGGCCGGTGTGTCGCAAGCCAGGAAAACGGGTAGTGCGGCGCGCCAGCATCATCATCGTGACACCCGCACGACCCGCAGCGCTAATACGACGGGCCAAAAAACAACGGTACGCCATTCCAGCGTAAAATGGAGCGCGGCAGCGCAAGAACAGTACGCGGCCGGACAAAAACTGCAGAAGAGTGGGTCGCTGAGCGAGGCCGTGGTTCGCTACAAGAAGGCGATCAGCCTGGAGCCAAATTGGCCGGAGGCACACAACGCCCTGGGCAGTGGGTACGGACAGGAACGCAAGCCAAGCAGCGCCATGCTTGAGTATCTCCGTGCTATCCGTCTTGATCCTGGATATGCCGAGGCGCGCTACAATCTCGGGACCTTGCTTCGAGCGCAGGGAAATCTGAGCGGCGCAGCCCAGCAGTTTGAAAAGGCGCTCCAGATTGACCCGGAGAATGCCGGTGCTCACAATGACCTGGGGCTCACCTACGCACAGCAAGGAAAACTAGACCCGGCAATCCAGGAGTTCAGGTCGGCGGTTCGCCTGGAGCCGGGCTGGGCCATCGCACATGACAATCTGGGTAATGCGCTGGCCATGGCAGGCGATCTGGATGGAGCAATGACCTCGTATCGAAATACCATTGCCCTGAAGCCGGACTGGGCCCAGCCTTATAACAATCTCGGAAACGCGCTGCGGCAGGCTGGCAGCCTCGATGCCGCAGTTGAACAATATCAGAAGGCGCTGGAACTGGACCCCAGGTATGCTGCGGCCTGCAACAACCTGGGTCTTGCCCTGCAACAGGAAGGAAGCGTCGCCGAAGCCCTCAAGCAGTATCAGCGCGCCATCCATTTGAATCCCGATTACTCGACGGCGCACAACAACCTTGCCGCGGCCTATTACCAAATGAAGAACTGGAATGGGGCAATTTTTGAGTACGGAGAAGTTTTGCGTCTCAAACCGAACGATGCCGCTGGGCACTACAACCTCGGATTAGCGCTGAAGGCTGCGGGCGACTGGAAGCAGGCGCAGACGCAGTTCCAGGTTGCTCAAAAGCTTGACCCCGGCAATCAACAATACCGGGCGGCTTATGAATCAATGCTGAATACCGAGGGCACACCGAAAGCAGGCGTGGTGGAATCCGGCGATAAAACAACCTCGAAGGCCCGCGCACGCGAGCCCAAATAA
- the gatB gene encoding Asp-tRNA(Asn)/Glu-tRNA(Gln) amidotransferase subunit GatB: MTTLATLSPETLAKYEPVIGLEVHVQLLTRSKIFCKCSTQFGDPPNQNTCPVCLGLPGALPALNREAAAMATKAALALNCRIHPRSRFARKNYFYPDLPKGYQISQYSEPLSEGGWIEIEVGGEKKRVGITRVHIEEDAGKSLHEGFPDSSEKTYIDLNRSGVPLIEIVSEPDLRSPEEAYDYLTRLKTLMLYLEISDCNMEEGSLRVDANVSVRKKGARSFGIKTEVKNLNSFKFLQKALAYEVERQVEVLESGGEIFQETRLFDSREQRTYGMRSKEFAHDYRYFPEPDLLPLVVTDEWKEDVRRSLPELPQVRESRFQTEYALPRQDAALLTSSRATADYFERTAKACGEAKLAANWVLNDWSYLLQESGKSIADSPVTAENLARLIDLVARDSISGKMAKDVLAEMFETGKTAEQIVSDRGLEQIADPVKLAEIARGIIAANPKQTEQYRQGKTATIGWFVGQMMKATRGQAQPQLVQDVLKKELSR; the protein is encoded by the coding sequence ATGACCACCCTGGCAACTCTATCGCCTGAAACGCTGGCAAAGTACGAGCCGGTCATCGGGCTGGAAGTCCACGTTCAGCTCCTTACTCGTTCGAAGATATTTTGTAAATGCTCAACACAGTTCGGAGACCCCCCCAATCAGAACACCTGCCCGGTCTGCCTGGGGTTGCCCGGCGCCCTGCCGGCCCTGAATCGTGAAGCAGCGGCCATGGCTACGAAGGCGGCGCTGGCGCTCAATTGTCGCATCCACCCGCGCTCCCGTTTTGCACGCAAGAACTATTTCTATCCGGACCTCCCCAAGGGATACCAGATTTCGCAATACAGTGAGCCACTTTCGGAAGGGGGCTGGATTGAAATCGAAGTTGGGGGCGAGAAGAAGAGGGTCGGGATCACGCGGGTACACATCGAGGAAGATGCAGGCAAGTCTCTCCATGAAGGCTTCCCGGATTCGAGTGAGAAAACTTATATCGACCTCAACCGTTCAGGCGTGCCGTTAATTGAGATTGTAAGCGAGCCCGATCTGCGCTCACCGGAAGAAGCCTACGATTATCTCACCCGCCTGAAGACCTTGATGCTCTATCTGGAGATATCTGACTGCAACATGGAGGAGGGAAGTCTCCGGGTGGATGCCAACGTCAGCGTCCGCAAGAAGGGTGCGAGATCGTTTGGCATAAAGACCGAAGTAAAGAACCTGAACTCATTCAAGTTTCTGCAAAAGGCGCTGGCGTATGAAGTAGAGCGGCAAGTTGAAGTTCTTGAAAGCGGGGGCGAGATCTTTCAGGAAACCCGCCTTTTCGACAGCCGTGAGCAACGCACCTACGGCATGCGCTCAAAGGAATTTGCGCATGATTACCGGTATTTCCCTGAGCCTGATCTGCTGCCGCTTGTAGTGACGGACGAATGGAAGGAGGATGTCAGGCGATCTCTGCCGGAACTTCCACAAGTGCGAGAATCTCGGTTCCAGACGGAATACGCTTTGCCGCGGCAGGACGCCGCGCTGCTGACTTCATCACGGGCCACGGCAGACTACTTTGAGCGTACCGCGAAGGCCTGTGGGGAGGCCAAACTGGCTGCAAACTGGGTTTTGAATGATTGGAGTTATTTGCTGCAGGAAAGCGGGAAGTCCATTGCGGACAGCCCGGTCACGGCGGAAAACCTGGCACGACTCATCGACCTGGTGGCCAGGGATTCAATCTCAGGGAAGATGGCCAAGGATGTCCTGGCGGAAATGTTCGAGACGGGTAAAACCGCTGAACAGATCGTGAGCGATAGGGGGCTCGAGCAAATTGCTGATCCGGTCAAACTTGCTGAGATAGCACGCGGAATAATTGCCGCCAATCCTAAACAGACTGAACAATACCGGCAAGGCAAAACGGCCACGATCGGATGGTTTGTGGGCCAGATGATGAAGGCCACGCGGGGGCAGGCGCAGCCGCAACTGGTGCAGGACGTCCTTAAGAAAGAGCTTTCCCGATAA